One genomic window of Candidatus Omnitrophota bacterium includes the following:
- the rpsP gene encoding 30S ribosomal protein S16 — protein sequence MAVVIRLKRMGANKKMCHRIVVTDIRNPRDGRFIEEIGSYDPRKNPPFISVKKDRAEYWIKVGAKPSDTVKSLLKKSGVK from the coding sequence ATGGCTGTAGTAATAAGATTAAAACGGATGGGGGCAAACAAAAAGATGTGCCACCGTATAGTTGTTACCGATATTAGGAATCCCAGGGACGGCAGGTTTATCGAAGAGATCGGCAGCTACGACCCCAGAAAGAATCCGCCTTTTATATCCGTAAAAAAGGATAGGGCGGAATATTGGATTAAGGTCGGCGCAAAGCCATCCGATACTGTAAAGAGCCTTTTGAAAAAAAGCGGCGTAAAATAA